The region AAGCGCGCCGAACACAACGAACGCGGCGCCGATGCATTTCACGGCGTGGGTGGGCCGCTGAATGTGATGGATCTACGCAGCCCGAATCGATTCAGCCCGATCTTCGTGGACGCGGGAAAGCAGGCGGGATTTCCGGCCAATCGCGATTTCAATGGCAGTGAGCTGGAAGGTGTCGGGCTCTACCAGGTGACGCACAAGAACGGCGAGCGATTCAGCGCGGCCAAGGCCTACGTCACCCCGAACCTTTCGCGGCCGAATCTCGAGGTTATTACCAGCGCGCACGCCACACGCATCCTTCTGGAAGGCCGGCGCGCCGTCGGTGTGGAGTATCGCGTCGGCGGGGCATTGCAGCAGCGGCGCGCGCGGCGTGAAATATTGGTGTGCGCGGGCGCATTCCAGTCGCCGCAGCTACTGATGCTGTCAGGAATCGGGCCTGGCACACAACTCGCCCGGCATGGCATTGCCGTCGTGCATGACCTCGCGGGCGTGGGCGAAAATCTGCATGATCACGTCGATACCGTGCTCGTGTACAACGCGCCACGACTCAAGGATTTGTTTGGCCTGTCGCTGCCCGGCGCCTGGCATGCGCTGAAAGGGATTTTTGAGTGGAGTACTCACCGCCGCGGCATGCTCACCACCAATTTTGCGGAGGCGGGCGGCTTCATCAAGAGCCGGGCGGATGAGCCAATACCCGATCTGCAACTGCATTTTGTCGTTGGCAAACTGGTGGATCATGGCCGCAAGATTGCGCTGGGGCACGGCTTTTCCTGCCATGTTTGCCTGCTGCGTCCGCTCAGCCGCGGCCGCGTTACGCTCACCAGTGCCGATCCGCTCGCGTCACCAGCAATCGATCCCGATTTCCTCGGCAATCCGGATGACATGGCGCGATTGATTTGCGGATTCAAGCTGACACGCGGCATTCTCAGCCAGCCCGCACTGGCGCAATTCGGTGCGATTGAGCTGCGGCGCTCCGGCGGCGCGAAGTCCGACGCGGAAATCGAAGCCTTCATTCGCGGACAAGCCGATACGATTTATCACCCGGTCGGTACGTGCCGAATGGGGCCGACCGACAATGATGTGGTCGACGCGCAATTGCGCGTGCGCGGCATTGAGCGTTTGCGGGTGGTGGATGCTTCCATCATGCCGCGTGTCGTCAGCGGCAATACCAATGCGCCAGTGATCATGATTGCGGAAAAAGCCGCCGACATGATCAAGGCACATATCCCCTGACGCCGCCCTCACGGGCATGGCAAGACCGGTTAGAACGGCTTTGCGTTCCTGACTGCGTCGTCGTGAGCTTGCTTCCCCGCGACCAGGCTGGATGTCTGTTCGCCAACGATGGCGGTTTTGCAGGTCGCATCGGGCGACTTGCCGGCAGTGGCGACGCTCTTTACCTGTTTGTTGGGGATGTCGAGCGTCAGCGTGCGACTCACGCATGGCTTCTGCGCGACCTTGGTCCGAATTTCGCTTTCGGTCCATGATTCGATGTCAAACACCGTCTGCGCGGTTTCCAGGAGCCCGCCTTCATTGACCGAAACCTGTGCCGACGATTCCATGCACTGCATTCTGGATTTGACGCAGTCGATCGTGGCGGTTTGCAAGTTACCCGTTGCGGCATCCTTCGACACCCAACTGCCGCCCGCCTGCACCTGATTCACCTGATCGACATCGGCCGTCACGATGAACCAATAAGCGGGCAGGACAACGGGCGCCGCGCGCAGGATCTTGAGTTCCCGCCACGTGAGCGTTGCATAGATGACGAGTACGGAGACGACGATGATCTCGGCCAGGCGGATCATTTTTCGCAGCGCGGGGCGGTCGTGGAGAAAGTCGTTTTTCATAAAGTGAAACATACTCCTGTTTGTTGATTACCGTCTAGTAGATGATGCCGACCAGCGCGCCGCAAGACAAGGTCGCCAGCGATCCGGCTACCAGACTCTTGTAGCCCAGGTCGATGATGTCCGCTCGCCGCTCCGGGCAGATAGTACCGAGGCCGCCGATCATGATGCCGATCGACGCAAAATTGGCGAATCCGCAGAGCGCATATACCATGATGACGCGGCTCCTGACCGAAAGCGCGTCCGGAGACAACTTCGCGAGATCGAAGAAGGCGATGAACTCGTTGAGCACGGTCTTGGTGCCCATAAGCGATCCGGCGGCTTGCGCTTCGTTCCAGGGGATACCGATCAGCCACACTACCGGCCGCATGATCCAGCCGAGGATGCCCTGCAGTGTTGGCGCGACATCCTTGGCAAACGGCAGGCCGAGGATCATGTTGGAAAGCGCAATCAGCGCGGTCAGCACGATCAGCATGGCCGCAACATTGATATAGACAGCGACGCCATCCACGGTGCCTTGGGTGACGGCATCCATCACGCTGCTGGTGGGATTGGTGGTGGGGATGCCGCCTTCGGTGCCCGGGCCTTCGTGCGGAACCATCAGCGCGGAAAACGCCACGGCCGCCGGGGCGCTGATGAAGGACACGATCAGCACATGACCGATCGCATCCGGCACCACCGCCGAGAGGATGATGCCGTACAGCACCATCACTGTGCCGGCGACGCCCGCCATCCCGCCCGCCATGGTGATGAATAATTCGCCGCGCGAAAGTTTCGCGAGATAAGGCCGGATGAACAGTGGCGCCTCCACGGTTCCCAGGAAGATATTCGCCGCGGTCGAGACGCCGACCGCGCCACCGACCCCGATGGTTTTCTTCAACGCCCAGGAAAACGCGGTGACGATCACGGGCAGGATGCGCCAATAAAACAGTAGCGACGATAGCGCCGATACCACAATAATGACTGGCAGCGCCATCGTCATCGCGATAAAAGTGCTCCTGCCTTCCTCGACCTTGAACGGCGCATCGGCCGGCGAACCGGTGGCGCCCAGATAGCCGAATACGAACTTGGTGCCCTCGCGGGTGGCGGCGGCAACGCCGTTAAGCGCATCGTTGAGCGCCGCCGAGGCCTCCTTGAACCAAGGGAATTTGAACAGCAGCACGAACATCACTATTTGCAGAATGATCGCGCCGAAGACTGTGCGCCAGATGATCGAACCGCGCTTTTCGGAGATCGCAAACGCGAACGCGAACAGCAAGATGAAGCCGATTAGGCTTTGCAGGGCGGGCGGCATGGGGTCTTGCTCCTGTGGACAAGAAAGGGAATGAACGCGCGATTGAATCGGCGCATTGTACCGGGGAGTACATGGGCACGTTGAAGACGGATTTGCGCGGAGCATCAGACATTCCGCGTACAATTGGATACCGAGCCCAAGCAATTGCGGCCCGGTATTTTTTTTGGCCGGCCCCGATCCAAGCGCTCACCTGTTACCTCTACAGCCTTTGGAGCTTGGAACATCATGGAAATTTTTGACTACGACAATATTTTGTTGTTGCCGCGCAAATGTCGCGTGGAGAGCCGTTCGGAATGTGACGCAGGAGTAGAACTGGGTGGCCGCCGCTTTCGACTGCCTGTCGTGCCCGCCAATATGAAGACGGTCGTGGATGAAACCATCTGCACCTGGCTGGCGCAAAACAGCTATTTTTATGTGATGCACCGGTTCGATCTGGACAACGTGCAATTCGTAAAATCCATGAAAGCGCGCGGCCTGTACGCCTCGATTTCGCTGGGCGTCAAGAAACCGGACTATGCCGCCGTGGATTCCCTTCTGGCGTTCGGCCTTATTCCGGAATACGTCACCATCGATATTGCCCATGGGCATGCGGATAGTGTGAGGGAAATGATTGGCACCCTGAAGGCTAAAATGCCTTCCACCTTCATCATTGCCGGCAATGTGGCCACACCCGAGGCCGTGATCGATGTGGAAAACTGGGGCGCCGATGCCACCAAGGTCGGCATTGGCCCCGGCAAGGTGTGCATCACCAAGCTCAAAACCGGCTTCGGTACCGGCGGCTGGCAGCTGTCTGCCGTCAAGTGGTGCGCCCGCGTGGCGACCAAGCCCATCATTGCTGACGGCGGCATCCGTGACCATGGCGACATTGCCAAGAGCATCCGCTTTGGCGCAACGATGGTGATGATCGGCTCCCTGTTGGCGGGGCACGAAGAAAGCCCGGGACAGACGGTCGAGGTCGACGGCAAGCTGTACAAGGAATACTACGGCTCGGCCAGCGACTTCAACAAGGGCGAGTACAAACATGTGGAAGGCAAGCGCATTCTGGAGCCCATCAAGGGCAAGCTGGCCGACACGCTGATCGAGATGGAGCAGGACGTGCAAAGCTCCATCAGCTATTCAGGTGGCAAGAAACTCCTGGACATCCGCAAGGTGAACTACGTCACGCTGGGTGGCGACAATGCTGGCGAACATCTGTTGATGTGAAATTGTGGCGTGACGACCATGCGTGCACTATTGCAGAAATTGTTCAGAGAATTTTGGGTTGCTTATGAGTTTGGATAGGCCAACCCGGTCATCGGCCCATTCGGCAGTTCAGCAGCCCGTCTACACGCCCGCGACGGTATCAGTTTATTGGCGGGATTTCTGGGCCACATTTGTGCGCTGGCCGTCTTTGCCGCTTCCGGGGCCGGACGAGGTCGCCGGTTGGGATTCAGTGCGCGCGCAAGTCGACAGCTTGATCGCCGGCGAAACCCGGCCGGCGACGGCGGAAGCGCTGAATCTGGTGACCCGAAGCGCGAAACGAAATGGCGTACCGGTGATCGAGCTCGGCATGGCAGGTCGCGCTCGCGGCGATCGGATTCTGATGTTCCTTCACGGCGGCGCATACA is a window of Betaproteobacteria bacterium DNA encoding:
- a CDS encoding choline dehydrogenase, which encodes MTDYIIVGGGSAGCVLAARLSEDPAVHVTLLEAGPADKSVLIHCPAGLALMAQTGQANWALETVPQPGLNGRRGYQPRGKVLGGSSSINAMVYTRGHRSDYDEWAALGNPGWSYDEVLPYFKRAEHNERGADAFHGVGGPLNVMDLRSPNRFSPIFVDAGKQAGFPANRDFNGSELEGVGLYQVTHKNGERFSAAKAYVTPNLSRPNLEVITSAHATRILLEGRRAVGVEYRVGGALQQRRARREILVCAGAFQSPQLLMLSGIGPGTQLARHGIAVVHDLAGVGENLHDHVDTVLVYNAPRLKDLFGLSLPGAWHALKGIFEWSTHRRGMLTTNFAEAGGFIKSRADEPIPDLQLHFVVGKLVDHGRKIALGHGFSCHVCLLRPLSRGRVTLTSADPLASPAIDPDFLGNPDDMARLICGFKLTRGILSQPALAQFGAIELRRSGGAKSDAEIEAFIRGQADTIYHPVGTCRMGPTDNDVVDAQLRVRGIERLRVVDASIMPRVVSGNTNAPVIMIAEKAADMIKAHIP
- a CDS encoding nucleoside:proton symporter, translating into MPPALQSLIGFILLFAFAFAISEKRGSIIWRTVFGAIILQIVMFVLLFKFPWFKEASAALNDALNGVAAATREGTKFVFGYLGATGSPADAPFKVEEGRSTFIAMTMALPVIIVVSALSSLLFYWRILPVIVTAFSWALKKTIGVGGAVGVSTAANIFLGTVEAPLFIRPYLAKLSRGELFITMAGGMAGVAGTVMVLYGIILSAVVPDAIGHVLIVSFISAPAAVAFSALMVPHEGPGTEGGIPTTNPTSSVMDAVTQGTVDGVAVYINVAAMLIVLTALIALSNMILGLPFAKDVAPTLQGILGWIMRPVVWLIGIPWNEAQAAGSLMGTKTVLNEFIAFFDLAKLSPDALSVRSRVIMVYALCGFANFASIGIMIGGLGTICPERRADIIDLGYKSLVAGSLATLSCGALVGIIY
- a CDS encoding GMP reductase, which gives rise to MEIFDYDNILLLPRKCRVESRSECDAGVELGGRRFRLPVVPANMKTVVDETICTWLAQNSYFYVMHRFDLDNVQFVKSMKARGLYASISLGVKKPDYAAVDSLLAFGLIPEYVTIDIAHGHADSVREMIGTLKAKMPSTFIIAGNVATPEAVIDVENWGADATKVGIGPGKVCITKLKTGFGTGGWQLSAVKWCARVATKPIIADGGIRDHGDIAKSIRFGATMVMIGSLLAGHEESPGQTVEVDGKLYKEYYGSASDFNKGEYKHVEGKRILEPIKGKLADTLIEMEQDVQSSISYSGGKKLLDIRKVNYVTLGGDNAGEHLLM